One part of the Hypomesus transpacificus isolate Combined female unplaced genomic scaffold, fHypTra1 scaffold_127, whole genome shotgun sequence genome encodes these proteins:
- the trim8b gene encoding E3 ubiquitin-protein ligase TRIM8b → MPASNMASDSAETWRNCFEEELICPICLHVFSDPIQLPCKHNFCRGCISEAWAKDSTLARCPECNHAYTQKPTLEKNHKLSNIVEKYNALSVEKPAPPALQCILCRRGPPLPAVKVCLRCNAPCCQSHVQTHLQQPCSALGHLLVEAEAVKAWTCPQHDEYRLYHCDAEQTAVCQYCCFARCQPSHGHAVTDVELRRNDIRQTLLRQQECVEERVQDIEEQLCKLDSDKCVVEDRVCELKEEVRLQYQRMQQLLEEDLGRTLEVLDRAQARFCQDNAAQVLLLGEQRHEAQKLLRSVQTAFSKAEDLSFMKNTKPVRILTDRSQACVGGALPPYRVGSLNSKLFLAELSKREKGLRRTLEAPLTPPSSFLQSVSAYPSGLGSGSGAEKRKHSSAFPDGSGNAGKNAASGFKDSSPSSSSLAKQPYLGSNSTPGEGQSTNQQPLGPCGPSHMSEGSGTGSGSGSLTNHHSGSVFSSSHFPPGSGSSSQQAVLPQYGGRKILVCTMDNCYCSGVPSVSGHRGHPPYPRTGSFPWVSTQDYPPPPGLASGGASMQGLAVRDWIDASQTHRHADFYGLYGQPSAKHYVTS, encoded by the exons ATGCCTGCCTCCAACATGGCGTCCGACTCGGCTGAAACCTGGAGGAATTGTTTTGAGGAGGAGCTTATCTGCCCCATCTGCCTCCACGTGTTCTCCGACCCCATCCAGCTGCCCTGCAAGCACAACTTCTGCCGGGGCTGCATCAGCGAAGCCTGGGCCAAAGACTCGACCCTGGCCCGCTGCCCCGAGTGCAACCACGCCTACACCCAGAAACCCACGCTGGAGAAGAACCACAAGCTGTCCAACATCGTGGAGAAGTACAACGCCCTGAGCGTGGAGAAGCCCGCCCCGCCCGCTCTGCAGTGCATCCTGTGTCGCCGCGGGCCTCCCCTGCCGGCTGTGAAGGTGTGTCTGCGCTGCAACGCCCCCTGCTGCCAGTCACACGTCCAGACGCACCTGCAGCAGCCCTGCTCGGCGCTGGGCCACCTGCTGGTGGAGGCGGAGGCAGTGAAGGCGTGGACGTGTCCACAGCACGATGAGTACCGGCTGTACCACTGCGACGCGGAGCAGACCGCCGTGTGCCAGTACTGCTGCTTCGCACGCTGCCAACCCAGCCACGGCCACGCCGTCACTGACGTGGAGCTGCGCCGCAACGACatcagg caAACCCTCCTGAGGCAGcaggagtgtgtggaggagagggtgcagGACATTGAAGAGCAGCTCTGCAAGCTGGACTCAGACAAGTGTGTGGTGGAG gaccgtgtgtgtgagctgaaggaggaggtgcGTCTGCAGTACCAGCGCATGcagcagctgctggaggaggacctGGGCCGGACCCTGGAGGTGCTGGACCGCGCCCAGGCCCGCTTCTGCCAGGACAACGCTGCCcaggtgctgctgctgggggagcAGAGGCACGAGGCCCAGAAGCTGCTCCGCTCCGTCCAGACTGCCTTCAGCAAGGCCGAAGACCTCAGCTTCATGAAGAACACCAAGCCTGTCAGGATCCTCACCGACAG GTCCCAGGCGTGTGTGGGCGGTGCCCTGCCCCCATACAGGGTGGGCAGTCTGAACTCCAAGCTGTTCCTGGCTGAACTTTCCAAGAGGGAGAAGGGCCTGAGGAGAACCCTGGAAG ctcccctcacccctccctcctccttcctccagtcCGTCTCTGCGTACCCCAGTGGCCTCGGCTCCGGCTCGGGGGCGGAGAAACGGAAACACTCGTCGGCGTTCCCGGACGGAAGCGGAAACGCCGGGAAAAACGCCGCCTCCGGTTTCaaggactcctccccctcttcttcctcactgGCCAAACAGCCATACCTGGGTTCTAACTCCACCCCCGGAGAGGGCCAATCCACCAATCAGCAGCCTCTGGGCCCTTGTGGCCCCTCCCACATGAGCGAAGGCAGCGGCACAGGAAGTGGCAGCGGGTCTCTAACCAATCACCATTCAGGGTCTGTGTTTAGCTCCTCCCACTTCCCTCCCGGCAGTGGTAGCTCCTCCCAGCAGGCCGTCCTGCCCCAATATGGCGGCCGCAAGATCCTGGTGTGCACCATGGATAACTGCTACTGCTCTGGGGTGCCCTCCGTGTCGGGCCACCGCGGCCACCCTCCCTACCCACGCACAGGCTCCTTCCCCTGGGTCAGCACCCaggactacccccctcccccgggcCTGGCCTCTGGAGGGGCGTCCATGCAGGGCCTGGCTGTGAGGGACTGGATCGAcgcctcacagacacacagacatgcagacttCTATGGCCTGTATGGACAACCCTCGGCCAAGCACTACGTCACCAgttaa